A DNA window from Bacteroides cellulosilyticus contains the following coding sequences:
- a CDS encoding RNA polymerase sigma factor — MQEISFRNDILPLKDKLFRLALRITFDRAEAEDVVQETLIRVWNKRDEWTKFGSIEAYCLTVAKNLAIDRSERKDAQTVELTPEMEQTSGASNPYDHLVDKEQMTLIHRLVNELPDKQRLIMQLRDIEGKSYKEIAVVLHLTEEQVKVNLFRARQKVKQRYLDIDGYGL, encoded by the coding sequence ATGCAAGAAATCAGTTTTCGGAATGACATTCTCCCTCTGAAAGACAAACTCTTTCGGTTGGCTCTCCGGATTACTTTCGACAGAGCAGAGGCAGAAGACGTTGTGCAGGAAACGCTGATAAGAGTCTGGAACAAACGTGATGAGTGGACGAAATTCGGTTCTATCGAGGCTTATTGCCTGACAGTGGCAAAGAATCTGGCAATAGACCGTAGCGAAAGAAAAGACGCTCAGACCGTGGAACTGACACCTGAAATGGAACAGACTTCCGGAGCATCCAACCCTTACGATCACTTGGTGGATAAAGAGCAAATGACACTCATCCATCGTCTGGTCAATGAACTCCCCGATAAACAAAGGCTGATCATGCAGCTTCGGGATATAGAGGGTAAGAGTTATAAAGAAATCGCGGTCGTCCTGCATTTGACGGAGGAACAGGTAAAAGTGAACCTCTTCAGGGCGAGGCAAAAAGTAAAACAACGGTATTTAGATATAGATGGTTATGGACTGTAA
- a CDS encoding SusC/RagA family TonB-linked outer membrane protein — protein MNVKRTKLCLCRSLLLMAGLLFAVASFAQDLTVKGKVTDTTGETVIGANVTVKGTTNGIITDIDGNYTLSGVKPSSVLVFSFIGYKTQEIPCSGRKEINVVLSEDAQALDEVVVVGYGSLSKKELSSSIVQVDRSKFLQGSMNNPMEMLTGKVAGLTVNNTAAANPNASSSLQIRGATSISASNDPLVVIDGVAGGDIRNLAAQDIESMTVLKDAASAAIYGTRGANGVILITTRKGAGEAGRAQVTYDSWFGVNLAKSGPDILSADEFRRSRRATDYGYSTDWYDLLLRDFSYDNNQYLSIDGSTKNGYYGASFNYKKATGLDLNSSREEFGGRFVLNQRMMDGIVELNGSLNARRVNEVWGNDGMFDTALSMNPTMPLYNEDGTYFQPTSPTGARNPVQELKEIDNNGQRVYLLGTAEVKVNLIRSEKQMLNTSLSYSLHYNDLKQHYYTPSTAGESYWNGYNGRAEVTYQKWYTSRLEWLGNYSLDLGDHNFKAMVGYNYEQTTWERLQAGNSDFNFDDILWNNLGSGSYLAKGKASMGTGKSLAKLIGVFGRVNYNWKNLLIASASIRYEGSTKFGADHKWGAFPSLSLAWEMANMGFLKDHQNVVQSLKPRVSYGVTGRSDFDCYQSLATYGSHKNAQLNVTDTYLMDGAWVTGYAPSVNANSKLGWEKSVSMNIGVDFALWNRLRGSVEWFDRQSRDLLYNYTAPQPPYIYSTILVNVGTTVNRGIEVSLEGDVFKGTPVEWTSGINYSYGTTKLDKLSNSLYKASYVELYQKPGVGTSEYFFRVEEGSKIGQFYGYEYAGVENGDMMIYTDEGEKVPVSKADVKYKRYIGNGTPTSYLSWSNTIRYKNFDLSLMFNGAFGFEIFNMRRYGMGLKGCGTDNVLRDAYGKDADITTGGGVISSFFLEKGDYFKLDNLTLGYTITPKENKFIKGMRVYLTAKNLFTLTGYSGNDPSAVAINGLTPGVDTNSAYPSATQLSVGLNIRFK, from the coding sequence ATGAATGTAAAAAGAACAAAGTTATGTTTGTGCCGGTCTCTTCTTCTTATGGCCGGATTACTTTTTGCAGTGGCATCCTTTGCCCAGGATTTAACCGTGAAAGGAAAAGTAACGGATACCACGGGCGAAACTGTAATCGGTGCCAACGTAACCGTGAAAGGTACGACTAATGGTATCATTACCGATATTGACGGTAACTATACTTTGTCGGGAGTGAAACCTTCTTCCGTCCTTGTTTTCTCCTTTATTGGCTACAAAACACAAGAAATCCCCTGTAGCGGACGCAAAGAAATCAATGTAGTGCTGTCGGAAGACGCTCAGGCACTGGATGAAGTTGTGGTAGTGGGCTACGGTTCATTGAGCAAGAAAGAACTTTCCAGTTCCATTGTGCAGGTAGACAGATCGAAGTTCCTGCAAGGTTCCATGAACAATCCGATGGAGATGCTGACCGGTAAAGTAGCCGGTTTGACCGTAAACAATACGGCGGCAGCCAATCCGAATGCAAGTTCCTCCCTTCAGATTCGTGGTGCAACCTCTATTTCGGCATCCAATGACCCGTTAGTGGTAATTGATGGTGTGGCAGGTGGCGATATCCGCAACCTGGCAGCACAGGACATTGAGTCGATGACCGTACTGAAAGATGCCGCTTCCGCCGCTATCTACGGAACACGTGGTGCCAATGGTGTAATCCTGATTACTACCCGTAAGGGAGCCGGAGAAGCCGGACGCGCCCAAGTGACTTACGACAGCTGGTTCGGTGTGAACCTGGCAAAGAGTGGCCCGGATATCTTGAGCGCAGACGAATTCCGTCGTTCCCGCCGTGCAACGGACTATGGGTATTCTACTGATTGGTACGACCTGTTGCTGCGCGACTTCTCGTATGATAACAACCAATATCTTTCTATCGACGGCAGTACCAAGAACGGATATTATGGCGCTTCTTTCAATTATAAGAAAGCAACCGGTCTCGATCTGAACAGCAGCCGCGAAGAATTTGGCGGACGCTTTGTCCTGAACCAGCGTATGATGGATGGAATCGTAGAACTGAACGGTTCACTCAACGCCCGTCGCGTGAATGAAGTATGGGGCAACGACGGTATGTTCGATACTGCCCTGAGCATGAACCCTACCATGCCTTTGTATAACGAGGACGGAACTTACTTCCAGCCTACTTCTCCTACCGGAGCACGCAATCCGGTGCAGGAACTGAAAGAGATCGACAATAACGGGCAGCGCGTTTACCTGTTGGGTACTGCTGAGGTAAAAGTCAACCTGATCCGTTCGGAAAAGCAAATGCTGAATACTTCATTGAGCTACTCTTTGCACTACAACGATCTGAAACAGCACTATTATACCCCTTCCACCGCCGGTGAATCATACTGGAACGGTTATAACGGACGTGCAGAAGTGACTTACCAGAAATGGTACACTTCCCGCCTGGAGTGGTTGGGTAACTACTCGCTGGATCTGGGTGACCACAACTTCAAGGCAATGGTAGGCTACAACTACGAGCAAACCACCTGGGAACGCCTGCAAGCCGGAAACAGTGACTTCAATTTCGATGATATTCTCTGGAATAACCTTGGAAGCGGTTCTTATCTTGCCAAAGGAAAAGCAAGCATGGGTACCGGTAAATCTCTTGCCAAACTGATCGGTGTCTTCGGACGTGTTAACTATAACTGGAAGAATCTGTTGATTGCTTCCGCTTCTATCCGTTACGAAGGCTCTACCAAATTCGGTGCAGATCATAAATGGGGCGCTTTCCCGTCTCTTTCCCTTGCCTGGGAAATGGCGAATATGGGTTTCCTGAAAGACCATCAAAACGTCGTCCAGAGTTTGAAGCCCCGTGTCTCTTATGGTGTGACAGGTCGTTCGGACTTCGATTGCTATCAGTCATTGGCCACTTACGGCTCTCATAAAAATGCCCAGCTGAATGTTACGGATACCTATCTGATGGATGGTGCCTGGGTAACAGGTTATGCCCCTTCGGTGAATGCCAACTCCAAACTGGGCTGGGAGAAGAGTGTCAGTATGAACATTGGTGTTGACTTTGCCTTGTGGAACAGGTTGCGCGGTTCTGTCGAATGGTTTGACCGCCAGTCACGCGACTTGCTTTACAACTATACGGCTCCACAGCCTCCCTACATCTACTCTACAATTCTGGTAAACGTAGGAACCACTGTGAACCGTGGTATCGAAGTGTCTCTGGAAGGCGACGTTTTCAAAGGAACTCCCGTAGAATGGACATCCGGCATCAACTACTCTTACGGTACTACAAAACTGGATAAACTCTCCAACAGCCTGTACAAAGCTTCTTATGTGGAACTGTATCAGAAACCGGGCGTAGGTACCAGCGAATACTTCTTCCGTGTGGAAGAGGGCAGCAAGATCGGCCAGTTCTATGGCTATGAGTATGCCGGTGTAGAGAATGGTGATATGATGATTTATACCGATGAAGGCGAAAAGGTTCCCGTGTCCAAGGCGGATGTGAAGTACAAACGCTATATAGGCAATGGTACGCCGACCTCTTATCTCTCCTGGAGCAACACGATCCGTTATAAGAATTTCGACCTGAGCCTGATGTTCAACGGTGCTTTCGGTTTTGAGATCTTCAATATGCGTCGTTACGGAATGGGGCTGAAAGGTTGCGGTACGGACAATGTGCTGCGCGATGCTTATGGAAAAGATGCGGATATTACAACCGGTGGCGGTGTGATCTCTTCCTTCTTCCTTGAAAAGGGCGATTACTTTAAACTGGATAACCTGACTCTGGGATATACCATCACCCCGAAAGAAAACAAGTTCATCAAGGGTATGAGAGTTTATCTGACAGCTAAGAATCTGTTTACGCTGACCGGTTATTCCGGTAACGATCCCTCAGCCGTTGCCATCAACGGACTGACTCCGGGTGTAGATACAAACAGCGCCTATCCTTCGGCTACCCAGTTGAGCGTAGGCTTGAATATCCGTTTCAAATAA
- a CDS encoding DUF6377 domain-containing protein, whose amino-acid sequence MKNRYLLFVISLLFCCLLQAQEKIDSLLVVLDRTIENTVQYEQARLKRIDQIKEYFRTRKSTSPSEEYQINQQLFDEYEAYICDSARHYINRNIEIALQHNNQDWLDEAKLKKASILGKTGLYAEGVALLKSIDSKQLSREQLIEYYITFEDIYLYHAEYAMDDEYQIEYLNNLYTYRDSVLQMVEEGSYQYVIAYTPELLQQGRGEEAIEMLEAYQQKLSPDTRDYAVVTSILAFIYQSTGQREKQKEYLIKSAIADIRGVVKENNSLRALAELLYEEGQLQRADVYMKRSMEDANFYNARLRNVQASRMLPVIDHAYQVEKQKHQQVLQIFLVVTSLLTLFLACAVWYVIRQVKKLARARQDLLAMNEELKLLNERLIEVNQRQHETNNSLTEANHIKEEYVGRFMGLCSTYIDKLEGYRRMLNKQAASGKVEELYKTLKSSRFIDEELKEFYQNFDNSFLSIFPDFVKRFNELLPEEERIIPKQDERLTTELRIFALIRLGITDSAKIAGFLRYSITTIYTYRSKLKNRSLCRDNFEEEVMKIGSFAG is encoded by the coding sequence ATGAAAAACCGGTACCTGCTTTTTGTAATCTCTTTGCTGTTCTGTTGCCTTCTGCAAGCGCAGGAGAAAATAGATTCTTTACTGGTGGTTCTGGACAGGACAATTGAAAACACCGTTCAATACGAGCAAGCCAGACTGAAACGCATTGATCAGATCAAAGAATATTTCCGGACTCGTAAGAGTACTTCTCCTTCCGAGGAATACCAAATCAATCAACAACTTTTTGATGAATATGAAGCGTATATTTGCGATTCAGCAAGACATTATATCAATCGCAATATCGAGATTGCCCTTCAGCACAACAATCAAGATTGGCTGGATGAAGCCAAACTGAAGAAGGCAAGCATCCTGGGAAAGACAGGTCTGTATGCAGAAGGCGTGGCCTTGTTGAAGTCTATAGATAGCAAGCAACTTTCCAGAGAACAACTCATTGAATATTACATCACTTTTGAGGATATTTATCTCTATCATGCAGAGTATGCGATGGACGACGAATATCAGATCGAATATCTGAATAACCTGTATACCTACCGCGACTCTGTATTGCAGATGGTAGAAGAGGGGTCTTATCAGTATGTCATAGCTTATACTCCCGAACTTCTGCAACAAGGAAGAGGAGAGGAAGCCATTGAAATGTTGGAAGCCTATCAGCAAAAGCTTTCACCGGATACACGGGATTATGCAGTGGTGACTTCTATTCTAGCTTTTATCTATCAGAGTACGGGACAGCGGGAAAAGCAAAAAGAGTACTTGATAAAGAGCGCGATTGCTGATATTCGTGGTGTGGTGAAAGAGAATAATTCCTTGCGTGCATTGGCGGAACTGCTATATGAAGAGGGACAATTGCAACGGGCGGATGTTTATATGAAGCGCAGTATGGAAGATGCCAATTTCTACAATGCCCGTCTCCGGAATGTGCAGGCTTCAAGGATGCTCCCGGTCATAGACCATGCCTATCAGGTGGAGAAACAGAAGCATCAGCAGGTGTTACAGATCTTCCTGGTTGTTACCAGTTTACTGACGCTGTTTCTGGCATGTGCGGTGTGGTATGTAATTCGTCAGGTGAAGAAGCTGGCCCGTGCGCGACAGGATTTGCTGGCTATGAATGAAGAGCTGAAACTTCTGAATGAAAGATTGATCGAAGTAAATCAGAGACAGCACGAAACGAATAACTCACTGACGGAGGCTAATCATATTAAGGAGGAGTATGTCGGCCGGTTTATGGGGTTGTGCTCCACATACATTGATAAGTTGGAGGGATACCGCCGGATGCTTAACAAACAGGCTGCTTCGGGAAAGGTGGAGGAACTCTACAAAACGTTGAAATCCTCCCGTTTCATCGATGAGGAGCTGAAAGAATTCTATCAGAACTTCGATAATTCATTCCTTAGTATCTTCCCTGATTTTGTGAAACGCTTTAATGAGCTGTTGCCGGAAGAAGAAAGAATTATTCCTAAACAGGATGAACGGCTGACAACAGAGCTTCGTATATTCGCCTTAATTCGTTTGGGAATTACGGACAGTGCCAAGATTGCAGGTTTCCTGCGTTATTCCATTACTACTATTTATACCTACCGTTCCAAATTGAAGAATCGCTCTCTTTGCCGTGATAATTTTGAAGAAGAGGTGATGAAGATTGGGTCTTTTGCTGGTTAG
- the argB gene encoding acetylglutamate kinase, producing MREKLTVIKVGGKIVEEEATLHKLLDDFAAIEGYKVLVHGGGRSATKLAARLGIESQMVNGRRITDAETLKVVTMVYGGLVNKNIVAGLQARGVNALGLTGADMDVIRSVKRPVKDVDYGFVGDVKQVNAEFLGDLIHKGVVPVMAPLTHDGAGNLLNTNADTIAGETAKALAALFDVTLVFCFEKKGVLRDENDDDSVIPQITPAEFKQYVADGVIQGGMIPKLENSFEALNAGVTEVVITLASAINENSGTRIKK from the coding sequence ATGAGAGAAAAACTGACAGTAATAAAGGTGGGTGGCAAAATCGTGGAGGAAGAAGCTACCCTCCATAAGTTGTTGGATGACTTTGCAGCTATCGAGGGCTACAAAGTCTTGGTACACGGAGGTGGCCGTTCGGCCACAAAATTGGCTGCCCGACTGGGCATTGAAAGTCAGATGGTAAACGGGCGTCGTATCACGGATGCCGAAACGCTGAAAGTAGTGACGATGGTGTACGGCGGGCTGGTGAACAAGAATATTGTAGCCGGACTTCAGGCGCGTGGTGTCAATGCACTGGGATTGACAGGCGCGGATATGGATGTGATCCGTTCCGTAAAGCGCCCGGTGAAAGACGTTGACTATGGCTTTGTGGGTGATGTAAAGCAAGTGAATGCAGAGTTTCTGGGTGATTTGATCCATAAAGGAGTAGTGCCCGTTATGGCTCCGCTGACGCACGACGGTGCAGGCAATCTGCTGAATACAAATGCCGATACTATTGCAGGAGAGACTGCAAAAGCCCTTGCTGCTTTGTTCGATGTGACATTGGTATTCTGTTTTGAGAAGAAGGGGGTGCTTCGTGACGAGAACGATGACGATAGCGTGATACCCCAGATCACTCCTGCCGAATTCAAACAATACGTAGCGGACGGTGTTATTCAAGGAGGTATGATACCCAAGCTGGAGAATTCTTTTGAAGCTTTGAATGCGGGAGTAACTGAAGTGGTAATTACCTTAGCGTCAGCAATTAACGAGAATAGCGGAACCCGCATCAAAAAATAA
- the speA gene encoding biosynthetic arginine decarboxylase, whose amino-acid sequence MRKWRIEDSEELYNITGWGTSYFGINDKGHVVVTPRKNGVGVDLKELVDELQLRDVAAPMLIRFPDILDNRIEKTSSCFRQAAEEYGYKAQNFIIYPIKVNQMRPVVEEIISHGKKFNLGLEAGSKPELHAVIAINSDSDSLIICNGYKDESYIELALLAQKMGKRIFLVVEKMNELKLIAKMAKQLNVMPNIGIRIKLASSGSGKWEDSGGDASKFGLSSSELLEALDFLDSKGLKDCLKLIHFHIGSQVTKIRRIKTALREASQFYVQLHSMGFKVEFVDIGGGLGVDYDGTRSSSSESSVNYSIQEYVNDSISTLVDASDKNDIPHPNIITESGRALTAHHSVLIFEVLETTTLPEWDDDEEVTEEDHELVQELYGIWDTLNQNKMLEAWHDAQQIREEALDLFSHGIVDLKTRAQIERLYWSVMREVNQIAGGLKHAPDELRGLPKLLADKYFCNFSLFQSLPDSWAIDQIFPIMPIQRLDERPDRAATLQDITCDSDGKIANFISTKNVAHYLPTHSLKSKEPYYMGVFLVGAYQEILGDMHNLFGDTNAVHVSVNEKGYTIEQVIDGETVAEVLDYVQYSPKKLVRTLETWVTQSVKEGRISLEEGKEFLSNYRSGLYGYTYLE is encoded by the coding sequence ATGAGAAAATGGCGTATTGAAGATTCAGAAGAGCTTTACAACATTACAGGTTGGGGCACTTCGTACTTTGGTATCAATGACAAAGGTCATGTAGTGGTGACACCTCGTAAAAACGGTGTCGGCGTCGATTTGAAAGAATTGGTGGATGAGTTGCAATTGCGAGACGTGGCGGCTCCTATGCTGATACGTTTTCCCGATATTCTGGACAACCGGATTGAGAAGACTTCTTCATGTTTTAGGCAGGCCGCTGAGGAATACGGCTATAAAGCGCAGAACTTTATCATCTATCCTATCAAGGTTAATCAGATGCGCCCTGTGGTTGAGGAGATTATCAGCCATGGAAAGAAATTCAATCTCGGGTTGGAAGCCGGGTCGAAGCCTGAACTTCATGCCGTGATTGCTATTAACTCAGATTCTGACTCGTTGATTATCTGCAACGGCTATAAGGATGAGAGCTATATAGAGTTGGCTTTGCTTGCCCAGAAGATGGGAAAGCGCATTTTCCTTGTAGTAGAAAAAATGAACGAGCTAAAGCTGATAGCCAAGATGGCGAAGCAGTTGAATGTTATGCCTAACATTGGTATTCGTATCAAGCTGGCTTCTTCAGGAAGCGGCAAATGGGAAGACTCAGGCGGCGATGCAAGCAAGTTCGGACTCAGTTCCAGTGAATTGCTCGAAGCACTCGACTTTTTAGACTCAAAAGGACTGAAAGATTGTCTGAAATTGATACATTTCCATATCGGAAGCCAGGTTACAAAAATCCGTCGCATTAAGACAGCCTTGCGCGAAGCGTCTCAATTCTATGTGCAGCTTCACTCTATGGGATTCAAAGTAGAATTCGTTGATATCGGTGGTGGCTTGGGCGTAGACTACGATGGAACACGCTCGTCCAGCAGCGAAAGCAGCGTCAATTATTCCATTCAGGAATATGTGAATGACTCTATTTCCACTTTGGTGGATGCCAGTGATAAAAATGATATTCCCCATCCCAATATTATTACGGAAAGTGGACGCGCGCTGACTGCCCATCATTCCGTGCTTATTTTTGAAGTGTTGGAAACCACCACTTTGCCCGAATGGGACGATGATGAAGAAGTAACTGAGGAAGACCATGAATTGGTGCAGGAACTTTATGGCATTTGGGATACATTGAATCAAAATAAGATGCTGGAAGCCTGGCACGATGCACAGCAAATTCGTGAAGAAGCGCTCGACTTGTTCAGTCATGGAATTGTGGATTTGAAAACACGTGCACAGATTGAGCGTCTTTACTGGTCTGTTATGCGTGAGGTGAACCAGATTGCAGGCGGCTTGAAGCATGCTCCCGATGAACTTCGCGGACTGCCGAAACTGTTGGCGGATAAATATTTCTGTAACTTCTCGCTGTTCCAGTCCCTGCCGGATTCCTGGGCTATCGACCAGATATTCCCGATTATGCCCATTCAGCGTCTGGACGAACGTCCCGACCGTGCGGCAACCTTGCAGGACATCACTTGTGACTCGGATGGAAAGATCGCTAACTTTATCTCGACTAAGAATGTGGCACACTATCTGCCCACTCATTCTTTAAAGAGTAAGGAACCTTATTATATGGGTGTGTTCCTGGTAGGTGCCTATCAGGAGATTCTGGGTGATATGCATAATCTTTTCGGTGATACGAATGCTGTGCATGTATCTGTTAATGAGAAAGGATATACCATCGAACAAGTGATTGATGGCGAAACTGTAGCGGAAGTGCTTGACTATGTTCAATATAGTCCTAAGAAACTGGTGCGTACACTGGAGACTTGGGTGACTCAATCAGTAAAAGAGGGACGTATTTCGTTGGAAGAAGGAAAAGAATTCCTTTCCAATTATCGTTCCGGTCTGTACGGATATACTTATTTGGAGTGA